A window of the Cannabis sativa cultivar Pink pepper isolate KNU-18-1 chromosome X, ASM2916894v1, whole genome shotgun sequence genome harbors these coding sequences:
- the LOC115714406 gene encoding E3 ubiquitin-protein ligase APD2 isoform X2 codes for MHRPVWTFPTRSHQPWHDSWTCILTPLTLWICVSATLRYGYYGECRMVLGPQSSRLVKANSLFVQQVEVRNENNKGVSLYALDGKPELTSQTNWTVSKYLALGSYGIKGFSFWLNKGSRIRLRLEGQSSSINQLEAIMSKGEQIHKTLQPQLSSTSSIEDKEMEYVIEEDERYYLDIINSNSRSIVVALSVNVTSMMYDITKAKNKCSTSKGSCRLKTILSYTHYVILTTPNDGHLEGWYLELSFVARVITYIAILGFITIFILLILKYLGSCDGDVSERPAIYNTAVDEVAETRPMLSEKPIRCTYGTVEHEEDESEASSSTSEELYDAKLCVICYDDQRNCFFVPCGHCATCYDCAQRIMDGESKVCPICRRLVHKVRRLFNP; via the exons ATGCATCGACCGGTTTGGACCTTTCCTACCCGTTCTCATCAGCCGTGGCATGACTCCTGGACTTGCATTCTAACTCCTCTTACTCTCTGGATTTGTG TTTCGGCTACTCTACGATATGGGTATTATGGAGAATGCCGTATGGTTCTTGGACCCCAATCTTCAAGGCTGGTTAAGGCGAACTCTCTTTTTGTTCAGCAAGTTGAAGTAAGAAATGAGAATAATAAAGGTGTTTCTCTTTATGCTCTTGATGGAAAACCTGAATTGACCTCCCAAACAAATTGGACTGTGTCTAAATATTTGGCTCTTGGATCCTATGGTATAAAG GGATTTTCGTTCTGGTTAAACAAGGGTTCGAGGATAAGATTGAGGTTAGAAGGTCAGAGTAGTTCAATAAATCAACTTGAAGCGATTATGAGTAAAG GTGAACAAATCCATAAAACATTGCAGCCTCAATTGTCAAGTACATCTTCTATAGAAG ATAAAGAGATGGAGTATGTTATTGAGGAAGATGAGAGGTACTACCTTGACATCATAAACTCAAATTCAAGAAGTATAGTTGTAGCTCTTAGTGTGAATGTTACATCAATGATGTATGATATTACTAAAGCCAAGAACAAGTGTTCAACATCAAAGGGATCTTGCCGGCTCAAAACTATTCTCTCATATACTCATTATGTCATACTAACCACACCAAACGAC GGTCATCTAGAAGGGTGGTACCTAGAGCTTTCTTTCGTGGCTCGTGTTATAACCTATATCGCAATTTTAG GGTTTATTACGATTTTTATACTTCTAATACTGAAATACCTTGGATCCTGTGATGGCGACGTAAGTGAAAGACCTGCAATATACAACACTGCAGTAGATGAAGTTGCTGAGACTCGCCCTATGCTGTCAGAGAAACCAATTCGATGTACATACGGAACTGTTGAACATGAAGAAGATGAATCTGAGGCGTCAAGTAGCACTTCGGAGGAGTTGTATGATGCGAAATTATGTGTTATTTGTTACGATGATCAGCGTAATTGCTTCTTTGTTCCTTGTGGTCATTGTGCTACTTGCTATGATTGCGCGCAGAG GATAATGGATGGAGAGAGCAAGGTATGTCCCATATGTAGAAGGCTCGTTCACAAGGTGAGAAGGTTGTTTAACCCATGA
- the LOC115714406 gene encoding E3 ubiquitin-protein ligase APD2 isoform X1, whose translation MHRPVWTFPTRSHQPWHDSWTCILTPLTLWICVSATLRYGYYGECRMVLGPQSSRLVKANSLFVQQVEVRNENNKGVSLYALDGKPELTSQTNWTVSKYLALGSYGIKQGFSFWLNKGSRIRLRLEGQSSSINQLEAIMSKGEQIHKTLQPQLSSTSSIEDKEMEYVIEEDERYYLDIINSNSRSIVVALSVNVTSMMYDITKAKNKCSTSKGSCRLKTILSYTHYVILTTPNDGHLEGWYLELSFVARVITYIAILGFITIFILLILKYLGSCDGDVSERPAIYNTAVDEVAETRPMLSEKPIRCTYGTVEHEEDESEASSSTSEELYDAKLCVICYDDQRNCFFVPCGHCATCYDCAQRIMDGESKVCPICRRLVHKVRRLFNP comes from the exons ATGCATCGACCGGTTTGGACCTTTCCTACCCGTTCTCATCAGCCGTGGCATGACTCCTGGACTTGCATTCTAACTCCTCTTACTCTCTGGATTTGTG TTTCGGCTACTCTACGATATGGGTATTATGGAGAATGCCGTATGGTTCTTGGACCCCAATCTTCAAGGCTGGTTAAGGCGAACTCTCTTTTTGTTCAGCAAGTTGAAGTAAGAAATGAGAATAATAAAGGTGTTTCTCTTTATGCTCTTGATGGAAAACCTGAATTGACCTCCCAAACAAATTGGACTGTGTCTAAATATTTGGCTCTTGGATCCTATGGTATAAAG CAGGGATTTTCGTTCTGGTTAAACAAGGGTTCGAGGATAAGATTGAGGTTAGAAGGTCAGAGTAGTTCAATAAATCAACTTGAAGCGATTATGAGTAAAG GTGAACAAATCCATAAAACATTGCAGCCTCAATTGTCAAGTACATCTTCTATAGAAG ATAAAGAGATGGAGTATGTTATTGAGGAAGATGAGAGGTACTACCTTGACATCATAAACTCAAATTCAAGAAGTATAGTTGTAGCTCTTAGTGTGAATGTTACATCAATGATGTATGATATTACTAAAGCCAAGAACAAGTGTTCAACATCAAAGGGATCTTGCCGGCTCAAAACTATTCTCTCATATACTCATTATGTCATACTAACCACACCAAACGAC GGTCATCTAGAAGGGTGGTACCTAGAGCTTTCTTTCGTGGCTCGTGTTATAACCTATATCGCAATTTTAG GGTTTATTACGATTTTTATACTTCTAATACTGAAATACCTTGGATCCTGTGATGGCGACGTAAGTGAAAGACCTGCAATATACAACACTGCAGTAGATGAAGTTGCTGAGACTCGCCCTATGCTGTCAGAGAAACCAATTCGATGTACATACGGAACTGTTGAACATGAAGAAGATGAATCTGAGGCGTCAAGTAGCACTTCGGAGGAGTTGTATGATGCGAAATTATGTGTTATTTGTTACGATGATCAGCGTAATTGCTTCTTTGTTCCTTGTGGTCATTGTGCTACTTGCTATGATTGCGCGCAGAG GATAATGGATGGAGAGAGCAAGGTATGTCCCATATGTAGAAGGCTCGTTCACAAGGTGAGAAGGTTGTTTAACCCATGA
- the LOC115714406 gene encoding E3 ubiquitin-protein ligase APD2 isoform X3, which yields MVLGPQSSRLVKANSLFVQQVEVRNENNKGVSLYALDGKPELTSQTNWTVSKYLALGSYGIKQGFSFWLNKGSRIRLRLEGQSSSINQLEAIMSKGEQIHKTLQPQLSSTSSIEDKEMEYVIEEDERYYLDIINSNSRSIVVALSVNVTSMMYDITKAKNKCSTSKGSCRLKTILSYTHYVILTTPNDGHLEGWYLELSFVARVITYIAILGFITIFILLILKYLGSCDGDVSERPAIYNTAVDEVAETRPMLSEKPIRCTYGTVEHEEDESEASSSTSEELYDAKLCVICYDDQRNCFFVPCGHCATCYDCAQRIMDGESKVCPICRRLVHKVRRLFNP from the exons ATGGTTCTTGGACCCCAATCTTCAAGGCTGGTTAAGGCGAACTCTCTTTTTGTTCAGCAAGTTGAAGTAAGAAATGAGAATAATAAAGGTGTTTCTCTTTATGCTCTTGATGGAAAACCTGAATTGACCTCCCAAACAAATTGGACTGTGTCTAAATATTTGGCTCTTGGATCCTATGGTATAAAG CAGGGATTTTCGTTCTGGTTAAACAAGGGTTCGAGGATAAGATTGAGGTTAGAAGGTCAGAGTAGTTCAATAAATCAACTTGAAGCGATTATGAGTAAAG GTGAACAAATCCATAAAACATTGCAGCCTCAATTGTCAAGTACATCTTCTATAGAAG ATAAAGAGATGGAGTATGTTATTGAGGAAGATGAGAGGTACTACCTTGACATCATAAACTCAAATTCAAGAAGTATAGTTGTAGCTCTTAGTGTGAATGTTACATCAATGATGTATGATATTACTAAAGCCAAGAACAAGTGTTCAACATCAAAGGGATCTTGCCGGCTCAAAACTATTCTCTCATATACTCATTATGTCATACTAACCACACCAAACGAC GGTCATCTAGAAGGGTGGTACCTAGAGCTTTCTTTCGTGGCTCGTGTTATAACCTATATCGCAATTTTAG GGTTTATTACGATTTTTATACTTCTAATACTGAAATACCTTGGATCCTGTGATGGCGACGTAAGTGAAAGACCTGCAATATACAACACTGCAGTAGATGAAGTTGCTGAGACTCGCCCTATGCTGTCAGAGAAACCAATTCGATGTACATACGGAACTGTTGAACATGAAGAAGATGAATCTGAGGCGTCAAGTAGCACTTCGGAGGAGTTGTATGATGCGAAATTATGTGTTATTTGTTACGATGATCAGCGTAATTGCTTCTTTGTTCCTTGTGGTCATTGTGCTACTTGCTATGATTGCGCGCAGAG GATAATGGATGGAGAGAGCAAGGTATGTCCCATATGTAGAAGGCTCGTTCACAAGGTGAGAAGGTTGTTTAACCCATGA